The bacterium sequence CAGCGCCGGGGTGCCGGCGGACTACGCCCGCAACACGCTGACCCTTCCCTACAACGACATTGAGGCGGTGCGCGATCTGTTTTCCCGCGAGGGGAAGAGCATCGCCGCGATCATCGTCGAGCCGGTGGCGGGAAACATGGGGCTCATCCTCCCGCGGGAGGGTTTTCTCGAGGCGCTCCGCGAGGAGACCGAAAAGTCGGGTGCACTCCTCATCTTCGATGAGGTGATGTCGGGCTTCCGCGTCGCCCTCGGGGGGGCGCAGGAGAGATTCGGTATCCGCCCGGACCTGACCACCCTCGGGAAGGTGATCGGCGGGGGTCTTCCGGTCGGCGCCTACGGCGGGCGCAAGGATGTGATGGCGTGCGTCGCCCCCCTGGGGCCGGTCTATCAGGCGGGGACCCTCTCGGGAAATCCGCTGGCCATGACAGCGGGGATCGCCACGCTGCAGGAGATGGCGGAGCGGAACCTCCCCGAGGCGCTTGAGGACCCGGTGGCCCAGCTGGGAGAGGGAATCGCCGCCGCCGCCCGCGAGGCGGGCGTTCCGCTCTGGAGCGTGCGGTGCGGCTCGATGTTCTGCTCGTTTTTTCAGGAGGGTCCGGTGTACAATTACGCGGACGCCCGGAAGTCGGACACGGAGCGCTACGCGAAGTTCTTCCGCGAGATGCTCCGGTGTGGGGTGGCGTTGGCGCCGAGCCAGTTTGAAGTCGGTTTTCTCTCCGCCGCCCACACGAAGGCCGATATCGAAATGACCCTCTCCGCCGCCCGGGGAGCCTTCGCCGCCCTGTAGGTTTTTTCCTCCGCCCCCAGGAACCGGACGAATTGCCGAAAAAGCCGAAAGAGAAGGTCCGCTCCGCGCGGCTCCTCCTGTGGGGCGCCCTGGGGTTGAGCGCCCTGCTCGCTGGAGGCGCGATCTTCGGGCGGGACGGCTACCTCGCGGTCCTCGTCAACCAGCAGCGTATCGAGACGCTCGAAGCCGAGATCGCCACCCTCCGCCAGGGCAACCGCCGTCTCCGGCAGGATGTCCACTCCCTGAAGAACGATCTCACCTCGATCGAGCGCATCGCGCGCGAGGATCTCGGG is a genomic window containing:
- the hemL gene encoding glutamate-1-semialdehyde 2,1-aminomutase — protein: MSGQKRSEELFRAAQRVIPGGVDSPVRAFGSVGGTPYFVDRAAGSRIWDADGNEYVDYVLSWGPLILGHAFPRVVEALKEAISRGTSYGAPTALETELAELVRKAYPSMELLRFVNSGTEATMSAIRVSRGFTGRDRVVKFEGCYHGHADGLLVKAGSGGATLGVPDSAGVPADYARNTLTLPYNDIEAVRDLFSREGKSIAAIIVEPVAGNMGLILPREGFLEALREETEKSGALLIFDEVMSGFRVALGGAQERFGIRPDLTTLGKVIGGGLPVGAYGGRKDVMACVAPLGPVYQAGTLSGNPLAMTAGIATLQEMAERNLPEALEDPVAQLGEGIAAAAREAGVPLWSVRCGSMFCSFFQEGPVYNYADARKSDTERYAKFFREMLRCGVALAPSQFEVGFLSAAHTKADIEMTLSAARGAFAAL
- a CDS encoding septum formation initiator family protein, which translates into the protein MPKKPKEKVRSARLLLWGALGLSALLAGGAIFGRDGYLAVLVNQQRIETLEAEIATLRQGNRRLRQDVHSLKNDLTSIERIAREDLGLVKPGETVYELLPPGKDR